One Nitrosomonas sp. PY1 DNA window includes the following coding sequences:
- a CDS encoding NapC/NirT family cytochrome c has product MTGLQKGAIGTLLTGGLLGIVLVAVVFGGEAALSTEEFCTSCHSMTYTQKELKDSTHYGALGVNPGCKDCHIPQGFKNFHLALYTHAVDGARELYLELVNDYSTLEKFNERRLIMAHDARMNLKKWDSVTCRDCHRDPNPPGADAQEAHKKLKTEGATCIDCHQNLVHEEVAKTDLNASLAAGKMVLAKEEEGSEGEEEEDDEEEESESEESSDSSTGDAESSDDDSDDEDDEE; this is encoded by the coding sequence ATGACAGGATTACAGAAAGGTGCGATAGGTACGCTCCTGACAGGAGGACTGTTGGGGATAGTACTGGTTGCGGTAGTATTTGGAGGGGAAGCGGCGTTATCGACGGAAGAGTTTTGTACCAGCTGTCATTCGATGACGTACACGCAGAAGGAGTTGAAGGACTCGACGCATTATGGTGCATTGGGGGTAAATCCTGGATGTAAGGATTGTCACATACCGCAAGGATTCAAGAATTTCCACTTAGCGCTCTATACGCATGCGGTAGATGGTGCGAGAGAGTTATACTTGGAGTTGGTTAACGATTACTCGACGCTAGAGAAATTTAACGAACGTCGGTTGATCATGGCGCACGATGCGCGGATGAATCTGAAGAAATGGGACAGTGTGACTTGCCGAGATTGTCATAGGGACCCGAATCCACCTGGAGCGGACGCACAGGAAGCGCATAAGAAGTTGAAGACGGAAGGTGCGACGTGTATAGATTGTCATCAGAATTTGGTGCATGAAGAGGTAGCGAAGACGGACTTGAATGCGAGTTTAGCTGCGGGCAAGATGGTGTTGGCGAAAGAGGAAGAAGGTAGTGAGGGAGAGGAAGAAGAGGACGATGAGGAAGAAGAGTCCGAATCTGAAGAATCATCCGATTCGAGTACTGGTGACGCCGAATCGTCTGACGACGACAGCGATGATGAGGATGATGAAGAATAA
- the cycA gene encoding cytochrome c-550 CycA: MKHTVIYGFVVLALSAFFTGTVLADTFEGRTKCSSCHKSQAKSWKDTAHAKAMESLKPGARKEAKVKAKLDPEKDYTQDKDCVGCHVDGFGKKGGYTIEAAKKPLAAVGCESCHGPGKSYRGDHRKGGQAFESKGTTMQRKVLADKGQDFQFEEACSACHLNYEGSPWKGAKAPYTPFTPEVDKKYTFDFDKMVKDVKAMHEHYKLDGTFVGEPKFKFHDEFQANAKEKVADKKDKKGKE, encoded by the coding sequence ATGAAGCACACAGTGATATATGGTTTTGTTGTACTAGCGTTGAGCGCATTTTTTACTGGCACAGTACTAGCCGACACATTTGAAGGTCGTACCAAATGTAGTTCATGCCACAAATCGCAAGCCAAGTCATGGAAAGATACGGCGCATGCTAAGGCGATGGAATCGCTGAAGCCGGGCGCGCGCAAGGAAGCCAAAGTGAAAGCCAAGCTTGATCCGGAGAAAGACTATACACAAGATAAAGACTGTGTAGGTTGCCACGTAGATGGGTTTGGCAAGAAAGGTGGATACACCATTGAAGCTGCGAAGAAGCCACTTGCTGCGGTTGGCTGTGAATCCTGCCATGGACCGGGCAAGTCCTATCGTGGAGATCACCGTAAAGGTGGGCAAGCCTTTGAAAGCAAGGGTACCACCATGCAACGTAAGGTATTGGCTGATAAAGGACAAGACTTTCAGTTTGAAGAAGCATGTAGTGCATGCCATCTGAACTATGAAGGTTCACCGTGGAAAGGAGCGAAAGCGCCGTATACACCGTTTACACCGGAAGTTGACAAGAAATACACATTTGATTTTGACAAGATGGTGAAAGACGTGAAGGCGATGCACGAGCACTACAAATTGGACGGGACTTTTGTAGGAGAGCCTAAATTCAAGTTCCACGATGAATTCCAAGCGAATGCTAAGGAAAAGGTTGCGGACAAAAAAGATAAGAAAGGGAAAGAGTAA
- the haoB gene encoding hydroxylamine oxidation protein HaoB yields the protein MNATDRTGKAVRSGDKFLPSLGIILVTGGLLLLGWFFYLWFKPLPVFYSYEQIPLDQGDKKRISKIDLSNWPELKLERYQVKTIDVEKPIAEMIVARKGSDAPVLLDWKNNTAEVLYNLEKKPSELMELVTVIGKHAAPESLILSWWDTARQIKLLTGRDTLFTDHLNEPLILPLPWLEQSKAIQAYEAAFWGNTTDSQEQENFKRFSAALALPAQQGIQKLRELIGRDREAYLVIHVTDLYKLGLMYPDKIGVAYKNFPLTGNMHGMINHMKVQLKENDFHTYTLQSLADDEIRVFFLSDEMSSETLIARLLPFVDKTAPTEQDIAPVAYQQGGYWVYKIP from the coding sequence GTGAACGCGACTGACCGCACGGGAAAAGCAGTGCGGTCGGGAGACAAATTTCTCCCGTCACTGGGGATTATTCTAGTGACGGGAGGTTTGCTTTTGCTGGGGTGGTTTTTTTATCTGTGGTTTAAACCGCTGCCAGTTTTTTACAGTTATGAACAGATACCCTTAGACCAAGGCGACAAGAAGCGGATATCGAAAATAGACCTGAGTAACTGGCCGGAACTAAAGCTAGAGCGATATCAAGTTAAGACAATCGATGTAGAAAAGCCGATTGCGGAAATGATAGTTGCTCGAAAGGGTAGCGATGCACCGGTATTACTGGACTGGAAAAACAACACCGCAGAGGTACTCTATAATTTAGAAAAGAAGCCCAGTGAGCTGATGGAGCTAGTGACAGTCATTGGCAAACATGCGGCGCCGGAATCACTGATACTATCCTGGTGGGACACAGCGCGGCAAATCAAACTTCTAACGGGCCGAGACACGCTGTTTACCGACCATTTAAACGAACCGCTGATACTGCCGTTACCGTGGCTTGAGCAAAGTAAGGCCATACAAGCCTACGAAGCGGCATTTTGGGGTAATACGACAGATTCGCAGGAACAAGAAAATTTCAAGCGGTTTAGTGCTGCTTTAGCGCTTCCTGCGCAACAGGGCATTCAGAAACTACGCGAACTGATTGGCCGTGACCGAGAAGCGTATCTGGTTATTCATGTCACCGACTTATACAAGCTGGGTCTCATGTACCCGGATAAAATTGGCGTTGCCTATAAGAACTTCCCATTGACTGGCAACATGCACGGCATGATCAATCACATGAAAGTGCAACTGAAAGAAAACGATTTCCACACCTATACACTCCAATCGTTAGCGGACGATGAAATTCGCGTATTCTTTTTAAGTGATGAAATGAGTAGTGAGACACTGATAGCGAGGCTATTGCCGTTTGTGGACAAAACGGCGCCGACTGAGCAAGACATTGCGCCAGTGGCCTACCAGCAAGGTGGTTATTGGGTTTACAAGATACCGTAA